In the Bacillus amyloliquefaciens DSM 7 = ATCC 23350 genome, AATATTTCCTGCAGAATCAGCTGCGGAGAAGCTTGAGGGGCATTGAAGCTTTTAAAAATCAGCAGTACGCACATCAGGGAAAAGCAAACGAGGGACGCCCACTGCCATCTTCGGCATTGCTTGGCATAATTTTCGTATTTTAATTTCCGTTTAACCAGCGCCTGAAGCATTTGTTTCGTCGGTCCGTCAGCAAATCGGTCTAATTGCTTCCATAAAGAATCCATTCGCTTCACACCTTGTCCGTTTTCATTGGTACACTATATGAAAGCCGCGGTGAAAATATGTATTTATTCGGAAAGCGGGATGTTCAGAACCTGGCCTGTATACACATCGTTTCCGTTTAACCCATTGTAACTGCGGATTTTTTCTTCGCCTGCACGGCTTTTATAATATTTCATTGAAATGCGGTAAAGCGTTTCTTTCGGCTGGACAGTATGCTGGACGGTCCGCACTTTTTGCTGGACGGTCTCCGCTTGATCACTGCCGGCAGCCGGAACTCGCTTTTCACGGACAGCCGGCGGAGACTGCTGTTTTGTCTCCGCGTATTCGGTTTCTGTCGGCTTTACCTGTTTTTCTGAAGCTGTTTCCGTTTTTTTCGGTGTTTTTTCACTCGGTTTTTCTTTCGTTTTTTCAGATGGAGCCGCTTCTTTCTTTTCTTTGTCCTCAGACTTTTTTTCCGGCTTTTTTAAAAGAGCGGTTTCAGATGTTTCTTTCTGCACGTCCGCTTTCGGAATCACGGCAGGCGCGCTTTCACTGTGGTCTATAAAGACATCTTCATAATCCTTCGGGTCAAATCTGCTGCTGTTTGTCATATACAGAAGACCGAAAAAGACACCGATTGTCACAACAATAAACAGGACGGTCAGAAAAGTGAACAGCGGCGTTTTTGTTTTGGTTTTTTCCTTCACCTGTTCTTCCTTTTTTTTACGCTCCTCTTTTACAGATTGTCTTGTCGGGAGGCTGTCTTCAAGATATTCAATTTGTTCATCCGCGGCCGCGGCAATCTGCTGCTCGGCACGCAGCTGCTGAGCTTTTTTTCTTTCAACTCTTGACATTTCCGTCATGCAAACCCCTCCTAACATATTGAAAACGGACCTGACAGGCAAATACCGCATCAATAATAAAATGTGCTGTAACCGGAACGAATAAATTACCGGTCCATTCATAGATAAGCCCCAGCAAAAGACTGATGCCCGCAACCATAATAAACAGAAGCCATTTCGCCAAGTATCTGAAATGAAGCACGGTAAAAATAAAGCTGGCCGCCCATAAGCCGATATGTGTCTGCAGAACGCCTCTGAATAAAATCTCTTCGCTGAACGCAATGAGAAGCGTCAAAAACAAAATGTGCAATACCGGCCTTTTCTTAAAAAGCAATACATTAATACCGCCGTCATCATATAAATTCGAAGGACACCATTTCATCACCGCCAGATCGGCAAAAATGACAAGGACAGCAAGAGTTACACCGTACCATATGATATTATCGTCACGTATATGCCACAGCTTTAAAAAATCGTGAACATCGGTAAAACAGAAAAAGCCGATGACAGCAGAAGCCGCCAATATGAGCAATTGGGTGGCATAAAGCTGTATAACAATCTCCCTGTCTGAGAGCTGATGGATCAATTCGCTTTGCCGTTTCAGCTGAACTCACCCGCAGACTCTAAACCGAAAATCCGGTCTAATTCCAGCTTCCAATCTTCAAACCGCTCCATGTTTTTCCGTTCTCCTTTTTGCTCGTATGGGGTCAGATCCATTCCGCAGCTGCTGCAGCATTGCCCGGTTGGACCTTCAGGCTCATACGATTCATCAAAGTAAGCTAATAGCGCTTCTCTTATACATTCTTTCCGCTCCAATAACGCCGAAAAGCGGTTCATTTTATGCAGCTTCTTTTCCACGCGGCATGTCAGTTCTTCTTGCAGCTGCTCTTTATTGGTTTTTCCTTGCAGGTACAGGTGGATGGCCGTTCGCGCCTGTGTTTCCTGAACGCCCTTGCTTATCAGAACATCCCGAAGCTTTCGCTCATCGCTTGTACCGGCGTCCCGTATGACGGCCAGAATGCCTTCCAGGTCGTAATCGGACAAACTTTCTGTCTGAATAATCTGCTGCTGAAGCTCGGTATCGCCCGGCGCTCTCAGCAAAATACTGACACTTGGGCTGCCGTCGCGGCCCGCTCTTCCGATTTCCTGCATAAAGGCCTCGGCCGTTTGGGGAGGATAAAAATGAATAACAAAGCGGATATCAGACTTATCCACACCCATGCCGAACGCATTGGTGCAGCAAATGCAATCAAGCTGGTTATGGATAAATTGCTGCTGAATTAATATCCTGTCGCCTGTATCCATTCCCCCGTGATAATAATCCGTCCGCTTTCCCGTTTTTTCGTTCAGCTCGGCCGCAAGCTCTTCCGCCCATTTTCTGGTCGGACAATATACGATGCCCGGGCCCTCGAGCTTTTCGGCAAGCTCTGTGACCCTGCTGATTTTTTCGGCATTATCAGCCACATGTTCAATCGCCAAGAGAATATTCGGCCGGTTGACCGAATATAGATGGCGCACCGCATGCTCAAGTCCGAGCACATCCGTCACATCCCTGAGCGTTTCTTTCGTCGCTGTCGCGGTCAGCGCCAATACAGGCGGCTTGCCGAGTGCTTGCCTGAAAGGTCCGAGCTTTGAATAATCAGGCCTGAAATCATGTCCCCACTCTGATATGCAATGAGCCTCATCAATGACAAATAAACTGACCGGGACGTTTTTCAAACGATTCAGCACATAAGGTGACGAGAGGGCTTCAGGAGACATATAAAGAAATTTGTAACGGCTGATGTTGCTGAGGACAAAATGCCGCTCGTCAGAATTCAGCATGCTGTTTAATGCCGCAACCCGCTTTTCTCCTTTCGCTTTCAGCTGCTGCACCTGATCTTCCATTAATGAAAGAAGAGGTGAAATAATCAGTACCAGCCCGTCCATTATGTAACCCGGAAGCTGATAGCATAATGATTTCCCCCCGCCTGTCGGAAGCATGGCAATCGTATCCTTCTTTTGAAGCACGCTGGTGATGATTTCTTCCTGCCCTTTTTTAAACGAATGCAAACCAAAATTCCGGTATAAAGCTTTGTGCAGCTCAGTCATGCTGTTTCACCGTCTTTGCCAGCGCCAGCCTGATCTGAAAATAGCTGAAGCGCATCTGCATTCCTTCGCGAATCCGTTTAATTTTATTCGTTTGATGCTGTTTTGCAAATGCCGTTATCATACGCTGTTCCTCTTCAGAAATGTACTGTTCTATAAAAAATGCAGGCTGATGCAGCGATATTTCTACGATATGATCTTCGATTGTGGCAGTTTTTAAATTTCTGATTGCGGCGATCCGTTCAATCGGAAACCCTTTTTCCAAGAGCTCATAGGTTTTTCTGGCAGACTGCGTGAGCGCGCTTTCCGACTGCAGGTCGGACAACAGTTCGCGCAGAGCTGGATGTGCACATTGCGGAAGCGATTGAATAACATAATGTACCGCTCCCCAAAACTGAACGGACACATACCATTCATCTTCGTTCAGCTGAAGAGCGAGCTGCTTATTCGTGCTGCCGATTCTGTCGAATGAGGTTAGAGAATAGACGAAAATAAGCGCCTGCCGTTCACTTACGCCTTGCAGAAGCTGAAACAGCGTGTCATGCATTTGGACGGAGAGTTCTTTGACATCTCTGGTTTTCCGCATAAACCGTTTGACCCATCTCAGCGTCTGTACATCGTTTGTAACCGGGATATATTGACTGCATTGATGCTCTTTGTTTGACAGGACTTGAATGAGCAGGGACAGCCGCTTCCAGAGGATGACAGCCGGCGTTTGATAATTCGCGCCGTGGCAGTGCTTCGGCCAAGGCCGCTCTGCAAACGCCCGTTCAAGCGTTTGAACGCCGCGTGCAGTCACTTTCCACGTTCCCTCTTCTTTTCCGGCTGTAATGTATGAGTCTCCGGTGAGTTTATGCATCGAAGCAGCAATATCGCCGC is a window encoding:
- a CDS encoding LysM peptidoglycan-binding domain-containing protein translates to MTEMSRVERKKAQQLRAEQQIAAAADEQIEYLEDSLPTRQSVKEERKKKEEQVKEKTKTKTPLFTFLTVLFIVVTIGVFFGLLYMTNSSRFDPKDYEDVFIDHSESAPAVIPKADVQKETSETALLKKPEKKSEDKEKKEAAPSEKTKEKPSEKTPKKTETASEKQVKPTETEYAETKQQSPPAVREKRVPAAGSDQAETVQQKVRTVQHTVQPKETLYRISMKYYKSRAGEEKIRSYNGLNGNDVYTGQVLNIPLSE
- a CDS encoding CPBP family intramembrane glutamic endopeptidase, translated to MIHQLSDREIVIQLYATQLLILAASAVIGFFCFTDVHDFLKLWHIRDDNIIWYGVTLAVLVIFADLAVMKWCPSNLYDDGGINVLLFKKRPVLHILFLTLLIAFSEEILFRGVLQTHIGLWAASFIFTVLHFRYLAKWLLFIMVAGISLLLGLIYEWTGNLFVPVTAHFIIDAVFACQVRFQYVRRGLHDGNVKS
- a CDS encoding RecQ family ATP-dependent DNA helicase; translated protein: MTELHKALYRNFGLHSFKKGQEEIITSVLQKKDTIAMLPTGGGKSLCYQLPGYIMDGLVLIISPLLSLMEDQVQQLKAKGEKRVAALNSMLNSDERHFVLSNISRYKFLYMSPEALSSPYVLNRLKNVPVSLFVIDEAHCISEWGHDFRPDYSKLGPFRQALGKPPVLALTATATKETLRDVTDVLGLEHAVRHLYSVNRPNILLAIEHVADNAEKISRVTELAEKLEGPGIVYCPTRKWAEELAAELNEKTGKRTDYYHGGMDTGDRILIQQQFIHNQLDCICCTNAFGMGVDKSDIRFVIHFYPPQTAEAFMQEIGRAGRDGSPSVSILLRAPGDTELQQQIIQTESLSDYDLEGILAVIRDAGTSDERKLRDVLISKGVQETQARTAIHLYLQGKTNKEQLQEELTCRVEKKLHKMNRFSALLERKECIREALLAYFDESYEPEGPTGQCCSSCGMDLTPYEQKGERKNMERFEDWKLELDRIFGLESAGEFS
- a CDS encoding helix-turn-helix domain-containing protein, with protein sequence MAINYFDTVVLDCLDKIDGERTPSAVFHLLKGKKSSQTIQDAGLFQIAKYFGMASQCERGDIAASMHKLTGDSYITAGKEEGTWKVTARGVQTLERAFAERPWPKHCHGANYQTPAVILWKRLSLLIQVLSNKEHQCSQYIPVTNDVQTLRWVKRFMRKTRDVKELSVQMHDTLFQLLQGVSERQALIFVYSLTSFDRIGSTNKQLALQLNEDEWYVSVQFWGAVHYVIQSLPQCAHPALRELLSDLQSESALTQSARKTYELLEKGFPIERIAAIRNLKTATIEDHIVEISLHQPAFFIEQYISEEEQRMITAFAKQHQTNKIKRIREGMQMRFSYFQIRLALAKTVKQHD